ACGATTTTTATGAATTTGATGGAGATGGTTTTGGCTTATGTGTTGGTGATGCAAGTGGACATGGATTACCAGCTGCCTTACTTGTTCGCGATGTTATAACCGGACTTCGTATGGGAATGGAGAGAGGAATGAAAATGGTTTACACACTAAAAAAATTGAACAGAGTAATTTATAAAAGCGTTTATTCAACTCGGTTCATTTCTCTTTTTATGGCTGAATTTGAAAACAACGGTAGTTTGGTTTATGCAAATGCCGGTCACCCGGCACCGATTCTTGTAAACGGAAATGATATTATTGAATTAGAATCTACCGGATTAATATTTGGTGCATTACCAGAAATAAATTTAAGCAGTGCTTACGCAAAAATGAATCTCGGAAGTGTCTTGGTGCTTTTTAGCGACGGAATCTTTGAACGCCAGAACAAGAAGAAAGAATTTTTTGGAATGGAGCGGTTCAAAGAAATTATTCTAAAGAATAAAGAAAAAAATGCACAGGAAATTCTGGATACTTTATTTAGTATCGTAAACGATTTTGGGAAAAAGAATAAATGGGAAGACGATGCAACAATTTTGGTTATTAAAAGATTAAAAATGAAACAAAACTTGTTGATAAAATTTAAAAAATAAATTTTTCAAATCTTTTTAAACTTGTTCCGCAAAACTTAATAAAGGAAGAAAAATTGATTGCTGATAGGATTAATAATATTGGTGTTTCACCAACAATGAAAATTGCAGCCAGAGCAAAGATGATGTTGGCTGAGGGAATAGATATAGTTGATCTGAGTGTTGGTGAACCTGATTTTCCAACGCCGGATAATATAAAGGAGGCTGCTAAGAAAGCTATTGATATCAATTATACAAAGTACACGTTAAATTCCGGTAGCGTAGAGCTAAGAAAAGCGATTGCAACAAAATTAAAAAATGATAACAATCTGAATTATGATATAAGCGAAATAATTGTTTCTAACGGTGCAAAACAAGCAATTTACAATGCAATTCTTTCTATTGTTGATGAAGGTGATGAAGTTATTATACCGGC
The Ignavibacteriales bacterium DNA segment above includes these coding regions:
- a CDS encoding PP2C family protein-serine/threonine phosphatase; protein product: MIEPKNFYRKLDFLLSRIGREKSGRDFLFKIVRDLENTFSNDLRIGNGRVYQEDEEEYVLIYSHSDKSIVKNIPQTSEALQNVLEFKTFIFNDQAQGFELTNKSMDEYTIPAAVAIHNPSYRWIIVFDLKSGWIREEIEFCLNAVRTALNSRLYSEAIKTEMEQAAYIQQSLLPSIVPKIPGYQVAGRSIPAELVGGDLYDFYEFDGDGFGLCVGDASGHGLPAALLVRDVITGLRMGMERGMKMVYTLKKLNRVIYKSVYSTRFISLFMAEFENNGSLVYANAGHPAPILVNGNDIIELESTGLIFGALPEINLSSAYAKMNLGSVLVLFSDGIFERQNKKKEFFGMERFKEIILKNKEKNAQEILDTLFSIVNDFGKKNKWEDDATILVIKRLKMKQNLLIKFKK